GTTGGATGAACTTAGTGTGTGAAGCTTTATCCAGTGGGATCTGTTCAAAATCATAATCCATATTTTCGTTAAGTACATCAATAACTCTATTGACCCGCTTCATCTCAGATTCATAATTGTTATACTCTTCTAAAAGTTTAACATCCAAAGGTTGTAAACCATAATTTTCCATTTCTAATGAAATAGAATATGCAGTTTGTGAAGCCATTTCCTTTTCATAAGTAGAATCATGATTTTCAATGATGGATAACAAATTAATTAATTCTTGATTAAAAGTTCCACTTGAATCCGATTCAATGACAGTTCTCAAATCAGAAATACTTGAAATAATTACGATATCGCTTGAAGGATCATTTCGATTCATTTCTTGTGAATTTAACTCAGCAAGACATCCACTATTACTAAGGATAAGCAAAATAACTGAAAATACAATAATATTATTTTGAAAATTAGAACATTTTTCCACTTAAATCACATTAAATCGTTATTGACTGTATACAGTATCGTAGTTCCAACTTTAAAAATGTTGTTTTTATATCTACATGCATGATAATTATAAAATGCATAAATTTAGTTGAAAAAATTAGTACTTCCTAAAATTCTGAGTATCTATTATTCAGGATACCTATAACCCAAAAACCAGGTGCGAGGGGTGGGATTTGAACCCACGAAATCCTTCGATACTGGATCTTAAGTCCAGCGCCTTTGACCAGCTGGGCAACCCTCGCTTTTAGAATAGTATATGTTGTCCGTAGTTGTAAACACCTGATAAATACAATTAAGTTACTTAAGCCTTATTATAGCAATTATGAAGATGAGATTTCTTGGAACTGGTGTCGGGATACCCCAGGTCGGACGGGTGCAGTCCGGGCTTATCATGGAGACGGATGGAAAACCGGTGCTGTTCGATTGCGGCTGCGGTGTTCTCGGGCGGATAGTGGAAGCGGGTTATAATCATACGGATATCGATAATATCGTGCTGACACACCTCCATCTTGACCATGTGGGGGATGTGCTGGCACTGCTCAAGGCCAACTGGCTCGTGGGTAAGACAGATATGCGTATCTTCGGTCCGAAGGGAACACAGGAATGGTTTGGTAAGGTCATGGAGACATACGACTACCTCAAGGACAGATTCGAGGTCGAGATCACCGAACTCACCGGAGGCGAGAGATTCACACCCCATGGCACCGATTTCAGTATCACATGCACACCCACGGTTCACAGTACTCCATCACTGGCATATCGCGTGGAATGCGAAAACAAGGCCGTGATCTACACAGGTGATACCGAACCATCGGAACCGGTATTCAGGTTCGCAGGCGGGGCTGATGTCATGATACACGAATGTTCATTCCCTCTTGGCTTTGAGATGACAATGCACACCACACCTGACATGTTCACAGATGTACTGAGCCGTGTCACACTGGACGTAAGCAAACTGTATTTTATACACCTCTATCCCCATATGCAGGGACACGAACAGGAAGCAGTCGATCATGTAAAGCAGCACTTTGACGGAGAGGTCATAATAGCATCAGATCTGATGGAGGTCGAAGTTTAACTGTTCTGACAAAGACCTAATTAATTTCCGGCTTTAAATCATCAGACAAAAAAAGCCAAC
The window above is part of the Methanolobus zinderi genome. Proteins encoded here:
- a CDS encoding MBL fold metallo-hydrolase: MKMRFLGTGVGIPQVGRVQSGLIMETDGKPVLFDCGCGVLGRIVEAGYNHTDIDNIVLTHLHLDHVGDVLALLKANWLVGKTDMRIFGPKGTQEWFGKVMETYDYLKDRFEVEITELTGGERFTPHGTDFSITCTPTVHSTPSLAYRVECENKAVIYTGDTEPSEPVFRFAGGADVMIHECSFPLGFEMTMHTTPDMFTDVLSRVTLDVSKLYFIHLYPHMQGHEQEAVDHVKQHFDGEVIIASDLMEVEV